In Cyprinus carpio isolate SPL01 chromosome A14, ASM1834038v1, whole genome shotgun sequence, a single window of DNA contains:
- the LOC109101829 gene encoding RING finger protein 145-like — protein sequence MLHSESGFCSRCPDSHLVQLYLCCSPLMLLFSLVTQISRDYVRSELESGYEGPLYLEPLSINRFTTALICQLVVCTLCSCVMQTKRIWLFSAHLLPLVARLCLVPLETIVFVNRFAMIFTGLEVIYFLASNLLVPFNLAKTAYRELAQVVEVYGLLALGMSLWNQLILPVLFMCFWLVLFALQIYTYLSTRDQPTSRERLLFLFLTSIAECCCTPYSLLGLVFTVSFVALGVLTLCKFYLQGYRAFMNDNTVHRGMTEGITLLILAVQTGLIELQVIHRAFLLSIILFIVVASILQSMLEIADPIVLALGASRDKSLWKHFRAVSLCLFLLVFPAYMSYMICQFFHMDFWLLIIISSSILTSLQVLGTLLIYVLFMVEELRKAPVENMDDVIYWVNGTYRLLEFLVALCVVAYGVSETVFGEWTVMGSTIVLIHSYYNVWLRAQLGWQSFLLRRDAVNKIKNLPTASHQQLQQHNDICSICYQDMTSAVITPCSHLFHAGCLKKWLYVQETCPLCHNQLKGSSQPGSSTQDAPPQEPPIQPAGDLDPSTNPESDSTLQVPQQDGTTLASASDLRAGLKDDSDTTACFSSQS from the exons ATGCTACATTCTGAGTCTGGTTTTTGCTCACGCTGTCCCGACAGCCACCTGGTGCAGCTCTACCTTTGTTGCTCACCGCTCATGCTGCTGTTTTCGCTGGTCACGCAAATCTCAAG GGACTATGTGCGAAGTGAACTGGAGTCAGGCTATGAGGGCCCGCTGTACCTGGAGCCTCTGTCCATCAACCGCTTCACTACTGCGCTCATCT GCCAGCTGGTGGTGTGTACCTTGTGCTCCTGTGTGATGCAGACCAAGCGCATTTGGCTGTTCTCAGCGCACTTGCTCCCTCTGGTGGCCAGGCTGTGCCTGGTTCCTTTGGAGACCATCGTTTTCGTTAATCGCTTTGCCATGATTTTCACAGGCCTGGAAGTCATCTACTTTTTGGCCTCCAACCTGCTGGTGCCATTTAATCTGGCCAAGACAGCGTACCGGGAGCTAGCACAG GTGGTGGAGGTTTATGGGTTGCTGGCTCTCGGTATGTCTCTGTGGAATCAGTTGATTCTGCCcgtgttgttcatgtgtttttggctggttctgtTTGCTCTGCAAATCTACACATACCTCAGCACACGAGACCAGCCCACATCTAGAGAGAGGCTGCTCTTCCTTTTTCTCACAAG TATTGCAGAGTGCTGTTGTACTCCGTACTCTCTACTGGGCCTGGTGTTCACAGTGTCGTTCGTTGCTTTGGGAGTGCTCACTCTTTGCAAGTTCTACCTGCAGGGCTACAGAGCTTTCATGAATGACAACACCGTGCACAG GGGGATGACAGAGGGAATCACTCTTCTGATCCTCGCTGTTCAGACTGGACTGATTGAGCTACAGGTCATCCACAGAGCCTTCCTCCTCAGCATCATCCTCTTCATTGTAGTGGCCTCCATCTTGCAGTCTATGCTGGAAATTGCTGATCCCATAGTGCTGGCGCTGGGAGCCTCCAGAGACAA GAGTTTATGGAAGCACTTTCGTGCAGTTAGCCTGTGCTTGTTCCTGCTGGTGTTCCCTGCCTACATGTCATACATGATatgtcagttcttccacatggATTTCTGGCTGCTGATCATCATCTCCTCCAGCATTCTGACCTCACTACAG GTGCTGGGCACACTTCTGATCTACGTGCTCTTCATGGTGGAGGAGCTCCGCAAGGCTCCGGTGGAGAACATGGATGATGTCATCTACTGGGTAAATGGCACCTACAGGCTGCTGGAGTTCCTGGTTGCGCTATGCGTGGTTGCGTATGGCGTGTCAGAGACTGTGTTCGGGGAGTGGACCGTGATGGGCTCTACCATCGTACTCATCCATTCTTACTATAACGTGTGGCTGAGGGCCCAGCTGGGCTGGCAGAGTTTCCTGCTCCGCAGAGATGCTGTCAACAAGATCAAGAACCTGCCTACAGCTTCTCACCAACAACTCCAGCAGCACAATGACATCTGTTCCATATGCTaccag GACATGACGTCAGCAGTGATCACCCCCTGCAGTCACCTCTTCCATGCCGGCTGCTTGAAGAAGTGGTTGTATGTGCAGGAGACCTGCCCTCTTTGCCACAACCAGCTAAAAGGCTCATCACAACCTGGCTCTTCAACACAGGACGCCCCGCCACAAGAGCCCCCAATACAGCCAGCAGGTGATCTGGACCCTTCAACGAATCCAGAGTCAGATTCAACCCTCCAGGTTCCCCAGCAAGACGGCACCACTCTCGCTTCAGCGTCAGACCTTAGGGC